In Solidesulfovibrio carbinoliphilus subsp. oakridgensis, the sequence AGGTCTCGCCCCGGACCTTGGAGAGGCCCATGTCCGTGATTTTAAGGACATCGGCGTCGGTGACGAGGAGATTGAAGGGCTTCACGTCGCGGTGGACGATGCCGGCGTAGTGGAGCCTCGCCAGGCCGGCCAGGAGCTGGGCCCCGTAGCCGACCGCCCGGTCCACCGGCAGCCGGCGGCTGGCCGCCTCGACCCGGTAGGTCTCGCCGATGACCGAACCGAGCGACTCCCCGTGAAACTCCATGACGAAATACGGCCAGCCGCCGGCCTCGCCGTAGTCGAACACATCGACCACGTTCGGATGGCGCAGGCCGCCAAGGAGCGCGGCCTCGTCGCGAAAGGCCCGCTCCACCCGCTCCCGGCCCCACAGGCCAAGGGTCAGCTCGTTGGGGCGCAAAAGCTTCAAGGCCACCACCCGGCCGACCACCGGCACCCGGGCCTTGAAGACCGCGCCCATGCCGCCCCGGCCAAGGACGGCCTGGATGGGATATCTGCCGATGGTACGCATAGGGGAGGATGCCTCCGGCGGCCAGAGAGAAACTTTTTGAAAAAAGTTTCTCTCTGGACTCTCTTCAAAAACTTTCAAAAGGGGTTGGCAGGTCGGGCGTGTGCCTGGCGTCCAAAGTTCTTTTCCCCGGAAGGACCTGCCGGGGAAAAACTAATCGCCCGCCCCCTGATTGGCAAGACGCCCCCTTTCGGGGGGGCCGGGGATGATCCCCCCCGGCGGGTCCAGGGCAGCGCCCTGGCGGGGTCCGGGGCGGAGCCCCGGCTTACCGCAGCCTGTCGGCGTAGCGCGGGGGCAGGCCGCGGGCCAGGATCTTTCGGGCCACGGCCTCGATGTCGTAGGGCACGGCCCGGATGGCGAGGACGTGGGCCACGTCGTCGTAGAGGCCGTACTTGGCCCGGTTGTCGCCGTCGCGGGGCTGGCCCACGGAGCCGACGTTGACGATGTGCCGGCGTAGCGGGTCGAGGGGATTGTCCCCGAGGGCCAGCTCGTAACGCTCCACGTCGCGGCCGGCCAGGGAGGCGGCTTCGAGCATGTGGGTGTGGCCGACGAAGGACACACGCTCGGCCGTGCGGGCAAAGGCCCGGCGCAGCGTCACCTCGCCGGCCTCGAACAGATAGGTGCCGGTGTCGTTGGGCGGCAGGCCGTGGACGAAGCGGCAGCCGTAGAGCGACAGCGAGGTCGGAAAGGCGGCGATGCGGGCCACCAGTTCCGGAGGCAGAAGCTCCCGGGTCCGGGCCAGGGCCTCCCGGGCTTGCGGATTGAACCGGGACTCCCGGGCCGGATCGGCCACGGCCCACTCGTGGTTGCCGCGCACGCTCGGGATGCCGCGTTCGGCCAGGAGCCGCAGCACGGCCTCCGGGTCCGGGCCGTAGCCCACGGCGTCGCCCAAGTTGACCACCGCCGCCGGCCGCTCCCGGTCGATGGCGGCCAGGACCGCTTCGAAGGCTTCGAGATTGGCGTGGATGTCGGCGATGACAGCGAGCAGCATGGTGGCATTGTGGCAGCTTCGCCGGCACGGGGCAAGCTGCGTGGAAAGACGTCTCCGCCGGGTGAAAAAGCAGGGGAAAGGCGGCCGGCGCAAAAGAGGGACGCGCCTTCGGGGCCTATCCTCCCGAAGGCGCGTCATCGAAGCGAGGCAAAGCGAGGCGGGATGGGATGGAGGGGTCTAGAGGCGTTATCGGGAAATTCTAGTTGAAATGGGTGGCCTGCAACCACTTCTTGATGGCTTCGTTCGGCGCGTACACACCCTTGTTGCCGCCGTTTTCCTCCATGAAGTCCCGGGCCAGGTCTTCCGGCAGGTCGAAGGAGGCCAGCTCCACGCAGTCGTCGGAGTTACGGCGCAAAAGCGTCAACTGGGGCGTACCCGTCCAGGTGTTGACCACGAAGTAGGTGGAAAAATCGTTCTTCGACGTCACCGGCTTATGGTCCGCGTACCAGGAGTTGTTGCCCCACTCCAGATACAGGGTCACGGCGTCTTCCGGGGTCATGTCCCAGTCTATGACGAGGCTGGTCAGGTCGGTTTGGGTCTGCATGGGAGTCCTCCGTGCGGGTTTCGGCCGGCTCAGCCGTGCGGCGTTGATGTAGGACAAATGTAATCCGTTTAGTCTTTCGGTCAAGGCAAAAAATGAAATGCCCCGAAAACTATCGTTCAATATATTGATATTATTATATATAAATATTGAAAGGAGGATTCCG encodes:
- a CDS encoding DVU0772 family protein produces the protein MQTQTDLTSLVIDWDMTPEDAVTLYLEWGNNSWYADHKPVTSKNDFSTYFVVNTWTGTPQLTLLRRNSDDCVELASFDLPEDLARDFMEENGGNKGVYAPNEAIKKWLQATHFN
- a CDS encoding metallophosphoesterase family protein, whose amino-acid sequence is MLLAVIADIHANLEAFEAVLAAIDRERPAAVVNLGDAVGYGPDPEAVLRLLAERGIPSVRGNHEWAVADPARESRFNPQAREALARTRELLPPELVARIAAFPTSLSLYGCRFVHGLPPNDTGTYLFEAGEVTLRRAFARTAERVSFVGHTHMLEAASLAGRDVERYELALGDNPLDPLRRHIVNVGSVGQPRDGDNRAKYGLYDDVAHVLAIRAVPYDIEAVARKILARGLPPRYADRLR